One window of Prionailurus bengalensis isolate Pbe53 chromosome B1, Fcat_Pben_1.1_paternal_pri, whole genome shotgun sequence genomic DNA carries:
- the RAB11FIP1 gene encoding rab11 family-interacting protein 1 isoform X1, protein MSLAASAGRGPGAVWSPTHVQVTVLQARGLRAKGPGGTSDAYAVIQVGKEKYATSVSERSLGAPVWREEATFELPPLLSAGAAPAAAATLQLTVLHRALLGLDKFLGRAEVDLRELHRDQGRRKTQWYTLKSKPGKKDKERGEIEVDIQFMRNNMTASMFDLSMKDKSRNPFGKLKDKIKGKHKDSASDTASAVIPSVTPSADSDDESTSKDKKKKSKIKTLFSKSNLQKTPLSQSMSVLPTSKSDKVLLRPGGFQSRWEDDENEDESSSASDVLSPKRTESAHPKQLNQINFNLPKKEGGLPFLGGLRSKNDFLSRSNVCINGNHVYVEQPEAKSETKDSTPSSSPSPQGFRKKHLFSSTENLATRSWKEPGDVGAVSSDRQFSESSTKDSLKSMSLPSYRPQISGDIQENTAPVSLEVAKETKENKKQENKKSSLLSLVTGKKDVAKGSEGGSPPMVPGKEKEGTLMEVTPRGDQAGPDGDLVERSEKDTTAVVSGRGKSLNPFEDVQITEPEADREPKSEPTPPAPSVRAPQTKAVKPRLEVSPEAQPTARLPSSPDSPLFFSALLSSSGQTPVLSKSGHGSETLSSESPSVFFSFSSPIAAPISTSTPVENWPSTDKGQAGPEEPSLLLKAEWQKESLTQVPKTVSCASGSLSKQLPTPVRKGPEDSPRKTSEVGPENTVSNDSAKSLLKQPETEPQEVLRLPPSEQASVPSSQGTQEMTFALSSPSGEIESPAGKPPMGEDTDVTSPCGSCGENRVKDGRTASVVPEAVSPLQMAESSPTLGSVMQTHEESVHEGRKKIKKRVSFSEQLFTEEELEKSPGSEEEDEGNPKEPPREGATAGNGSDGEPAGSVHTEDSKREAASQGALASTADPLALPCEESFSEGPVSEASSGQDLPLCGVEGDHLLMAENQSKASDHEGLLSDPLGGLPSAPGVSSPVLADLGLTLPSIPEVASDDERVDQVEDDGDGETARVAAPEAGPSSLSVSPARPEMGKGPSGQAVGWVAPTESLPDPQSKAPKASVTASSSDHSFPTTALGIHKPDCGKSSRSDKQRSGPGGGEKEELPGNGGPSQRPEAALDSPVPSPSFSETFPVPHSFPSYPHADTHHNSTAESQKKATAEGPAGKVDNSGKRKPLLQAWVSPSETHPVSAQPSTGTGSAKHRLHPVKPMNAAAPKIVNSSLGTATIISENMINEAMMKKYNPSDPAFAYAQLTHDELIQLVLKQKETISKKEFQVRELEDYIDNLLVRVMEETPNILRIPAQVGKKAGKM, encoded by the exons ATGTCCCTGGCGGCCTCGGCTGGCCGGGGCCCGGGGGCCGTGTGGTCCCCAACGCACGTGCAGGTGACGGTGCTGCAGGCGCGGGGCCTGCGGGCCAAGGGCCCCGGGGGCACGAGCGATGCGTACGCGGTGATCCAGGTGGGCAAAGAGAAGTACGCCACCTCGGTGTCGGAGCGCAGCTTGGGCGCGCCGGTGTGGCGGGAGGAGGCCACCTTCGAGCTGCCGCCGCTGCTGTCCGCCGGGGCCGCGCCCGCGGCCGCCGCCACCCTGCAGCTCACCGTGCTGCACCGCGCGCTGCTCGGCCTCGACAAGTTCCTGGGCCGGGCCGAGGTGGACCTGCGTGAGCTGCACCGGGACCAGGGCCGCAGGAAGACCCA GTGGTATACCTTGAAATCCAAACCAGGAAAGAAGGATAAAGAGCGAGGCGAAATTGAGGTTGACATCCAGTTTATGAGAAACAACATGACTGCCAGCATGTTTGACCTTTCCATGAAAGACAAGTCTCGGAATCCATTTGGGAAGCTGAAGGACAAGATCAAGGGGAAGCATAAGGATAGCGCGTCCGATACTGCTTCAGCCGTCATTCCCAGCGTCACACCCTCCGCCGACAGTGATGATGAGTCTActtcaaaagacaagaaaaagaagtcgAAGATCAAGACCTTGTTTTCCAAGTCAAATTTGCAGAAAACACCACTTTCTCAGTCCATGTCTGTCCTGCCTACTTCAAAGTCAGACAAAGTGCTGCTTCGTCCTGGAGGCTTTCAGTCCCGGTGGGAGGATGATGAAAATGAGGATGAGTCCTCCTCTGCCTCGGATG TCCTGTCTCCCAAGAGAACAGAGAGTGCACATCCTAAGCAACTGAACCAGATCAATTTCAACCTTCCCAAGAAGGAAGGAGGACTCCCCTTTCTTGGTGGCCTTCGGTCTAAGAATGACTTCCTTTCTCGCTCTAATGTCTGTATCAACGGGAACCATGTTTATGTGGAGCAGCCAGAAGCCAAGAGCGAGACCAAGGACAGCACCCCTTCTTCTTCCCCGTCCCCTCAGGGCTTCAGGAAGAAGCATTTGTTCTCCTCTACCGAAAACCTGGCCACTCGGTCCTGGAAGGAGCCTGGCGACGTTGGGGCGGTGTCTTCCGACAGACAGTTCTCTGAGTCTTCCACAAAAGACTCTCTGAAATCTATGTCTCTGCCATCCTACCGGCCACAGATCAGTGGGGACATTCAGGAGAACACGGCTCCAGTGAGCTTGGAGGTGGCAAAAGAAACCAAGGAGAACAAGAAGCAGGAGAACAAGAAGTCCTCTTTGCTGTCTCTGGTGACAGGAAAGAAGGATGTGGCTAAGGGCAGTGAAGGCGGAAGCCCCCCTATGGTcccaggaaaggagaaggaaggcacGCTTATGGAAGTCACACCGAGGGGGGACCAGGCGGGGCCTGACGGAGACCTAGTAGAAAGATCCGAGAAGGATACTACCGCTGTTGTCTCCGGACGCGGTAAATCCCTGAATCCCTTTGAGGATGTGCAGATCACAGAACCGGAAGCTGACCGAGAGCCCAAGTCTGAACCTACACCACCTGCTCCCTCTGTAAGGGCTCCGCAGACCAAAGCTGTCAAGCCTCG ACTGGAAGTGTCTCCAGAGGCTCAACCCACAGCCaggcttccttcttcccctgactctcctctctttttttccgcTCTTCTTTCCAGTTCTGGCCAGACACCTGTCCTTTCTAAATCGGGTCATGGCTCAGAGACACTGTCCTCTGAatctccttctgtcttcttctctttctcatctccCATAGCGGCCCCCATTTCCACATCCACGCCGGTTGAAAACTGGCCTTCCACAGACAAGGGCCAGGCCGGTCCTGAAGAACCATCCTTACTCCTTAAAGCAGAATGGCAAAAGGAGAGTTTAACACAAGTTCCAAAGACTGTTTCTTGTGCCTCGGGGTCACTTTCTAAACAGCTACCCACTCCAGTGAGAAAAGGGCCAGAAGATTCTCCGAGGAAGACCAGTGAGGTAGGCCCAGAGAACACTGTCAGTAATGACTCAGCGAAGTCTCTCCTGAAGCAGCCTGAGACCGAGCCACAAGAAGTTCTGAGGTTGCCCCCCTCAGAACAAGCCTCTGTCCCTTCATCTCAAGGGACCCAAGAAATGACATTCGCCCTTTCATCCCCAAGTGGCGAGATTGAAAGCCCAGCTGGGAAGCCTCCGATGGGGGAAGACACAGACGTCACAAGTCCATGTGGGTCTTGTGGGGAGAACAGAGTGAAGGACGGCAGAACGGCTTCTGTGGTTCCAGAAGCAGTGTCCCCTCTTCAGATGGCAGAATCATCCCCCACTCTTGGCTCTGTGATGCAGACGCACGAGGAGAGTGTCCACGAGGGCCGAAAGAAAATCAAGAAGCGGGTGTCATTTTCTGAGCAGCTCTTTACGGAGGAGGAGTTAGAGAAGTCCCCCGGGTCAGAGGAGGAGGATGAAGGGAACCCCAAGGAGCCGCCACGGGAAGGAGCCACGGCTGGAAATGGGTCAGATGGGGAGCCTGCCGGGTCTGTCCACACAGAGGACTCCAAGAGGGAAGCGGCCAGTCAGGGTGCGCTAGCTTCCACGGCCGATCCCCTTGCCCTCCCCTGCGAGGAGAGTTTCTCAGAAGGCCCCGTGAGTGAAGCAAGCTCGGGGCAAGACCTTCCCCTCTGTGGGGTTGAGGGAGACCATCTGCTCATGGCCGAGAATCAGAGCAAAGCCAGTGATCACGAAGGCTTATTGTCTGACCCCCTGGGCggccttccctctgccccaggtGTTAGCTCTCCAGTCCTGGCTGACCTGGGCTTAACCCTTCCTTCCATCCCCGAAGTGGCATCGGATGACGAAAGAGTGGATCAGGTTGAAGATGACGGAGATGGAGAGACGGCCCGGGTGGCAGCCCCGGAAGCCGGGCCTTCTTCCTTGAGCGTGTCACCTGCCCGTCCTGAGATGGGAAAGGGGCCGAGCGGCCAGGCGGTTGGGTGGGTGGCGCCCACCGAGAGCCTGCCTGACCCCCAGTCGAAGGCGCCCAAAGCATCCGTTACAGCTTCTTCTTCGGACCACAGCTTCCCGACCACAGCTTTGGGAATTCATAAACCAGATTGTGGCAAGAGTTCACGCTCGGATAAACAGCGGTCAGGTCCTGGCGGTGGCGAGAAGGAAGAGTTGCCGGGAAATGGGGGGCCAAGCCAGCGTCCTGAAGCGGCCCTGGATTCTCCTGTACCCAGCCCCTCCTTTTCTGAGACCTTTCCTGTTCCACACTCTTTCCCTAGCTACCCACACGCTGACACGCACCACAACAGTACAGCAGAATCTCAAAAAAAAGCAACAGCAGAGGGCCCTGCTGGTAAGGTGGACAATTCTGGCAAGAGGAAGCCGCTTCTTCAGGCCTGGGTCTCACCCTCAGAGACACATCCAGTCTCAGCTCAGCCGAGCACGGGAACGGGGTCAGCCAAGCACAG ACTTCATCCCGTGAAGCCAATGAATGCAGCAGCCCCCAAGATTGTTAATTCCAGCTTGGGCACTGCCACCATCATCAGTGAGAACATGATCAACGAAGCCATGATGAAG
- the RAB11FIP1 gene encoding rab11 family-interacting protein 1 isoform X2 — protein MRNNMTASMFDLSMKDKSRNPFGKLKDKIKGKHKDSASDTASAVIPSVTPSADSDDESTSKDKKKKSKIKTLFSKSNLQKTPLSQSMSVLPTSKSDKVLLRPGGFQSRWEDDENEDESSSASDVLSPKRTESAHPKQLNQINFNLPKKEGGLPFLGGLRSKNDFLSRSNVCINGNHVYVEQPEAKSETKDSTPSSSPSPQGFRKKHLFSSTENLATRSWKEPGDVGAVSSDRQFSESSTKDSLKSMSLPSYRPQISGDIQENTAPVSLEVAKETKENKKQENKKSSLLSLVTGKKDVAKGSEGGSPPMVPGKEKEGTLMEVTPRGDQAGPDGDLVERSEKDTTAVVSGRGKSLNPFEDVQITEPEADREPKSEPTPPAPSVRAPQTKAVKPRLEVSPEAQPTARLPSSPDSPLFFSALLSSSGQTPVLSKSGHGSETLSSESPSVFFSFSSPIAAPISTSTPVENWPSTDKGQAGPEEPSLLLKAEWQKESLTQVPKTVSCASGSLSKQLPTPVRKGPEDSPRKTSEVGPENTVSNDSAKSLLKQPETEPQEVLRLPPSEQASVPSSQGTQEMTFALSSPSGEIESPAGKPPMGEDTDVTSPCGSCGENRVKDGRTASVVPEAVSPLQMAESSPTLGSVMQTHEESVHEGRKKIKKRVSFSEQLFTEEELEKSPGSEEEDEGNPKEPPREGATAGNGSDGEPAGSVHTEDSKREAASQGALASTADPLALPCEESFSEGPVSEASSGQDLPLCGVEGDHLLMAENQSKASDHEGLLSDPLGGLPSAPGVSSPVLADLGLTLPSIPEVASDDERVDQVEDDGDGETARVAAPEAGPSSLSVSPARPEMGKGPSGQAVGWVAPTESLPDPQSKAPKASVTASSSDHSFPTTALGIHKPDCGKSSRSDKQRSGPGGGEKEELPGNGGPSQRPEAALDSPVPSPSFSETFPVPHSFPSYPHADTHHNSTAESQKKATAEGPAGKVDNSGKRKPLLQAWVSPSETHPVSAQPSTGTGSAKHRLHPVKPMNAAAPKIVNSSLGTATIISENMINEAMMKKYNPSDPAFAYAQLTHDELIQLVLKQKETISKKEFQVRELEDYIDNLLVRVMEETPNILRIPAQVGKKAGKM, from the exons ATGAGAAACAACATGACTGCCAGCATGTTTGACCTTTCCATGAAAGACAAGTCTCGGAATCCATTTGGGAAGCTGAAGGACAAGATCAAGGGGAAGCATAAGGATAGCGCGTCCGATACTGCTTCAGCCGTCATTCCCAGCGTCACACCCTCCGCCGACAGTGATGATGAGTCTActtcaaaagacaagaaaaagaagtcgAAGATCAAGACCTTGTTTTCCAAGTCAAATTTGCAGAAAACACCACTTTCTCAGTCCATGTCTGTCCTGCCTACTTCAAAGTCAGACAAAGTGCTGCTTCGTCCTGGAGGCTTTCAGTCCCGGTGGGAGGATGATGAAAATGAGGATGAGTCCTCCTCTGCCTCGGATG TCCTGTCTCCCAAGAGAACAGAGAGTGCACATCCTAAGCAACTGAACCAGATCAATTTCAACCTTCCCAAGAAGGAAGGAGGACTCCCCTTTCTTGGTGGCCTTCGGTCTAAGAATGACTTCCTTTCTCGCTCTAATGTCTGTATCAACGGGAACCATGTTTATGTGGAGCAGCCAGAAGCCAAGAGCGAGACCAAGGACAGCACCCCTTCTTCTTCCCCGTCCCCTCAGGGCTTCAGGAAGAAGCATTTGTTCTCCTCTACCGAAAACCTGGCCACTCGGTCCTGGAAGGAGCCTGGCGACGTTGGGGCGGTGTCTTCCGACAGACAGTTCTCTGAGTCTTCCACAAAAGACTCTCTGAAATCTATGTCTCTGCCATCCTACCGGCCACAGATCAGTGGGGACATTCAGGAGAACACGGCTCCAGTGAGCTTGGAGGTGGCAAAAGAAACCAAGGAGAACAAGAAGCAGGAGAACAAGAAGTCCTCTTTGCTGTCTCTGGTGACAGGAAAGAAGGATGTGGCTAAGGGCAGTGAAGGCGGAAGCCCCCCTATGGTcccaggaaaggagaaggaaggcacGCTTATGGAAGTCACACCGAGGGGGGACCAGGCGGGGCCTGACGGAGACCTAGTAGAAAGATCCGAGAAGGATACTACCGCTGTTGTCTCCGGACGCGGTAAATCCCTGAATCCCTTTGAGGATGTGCAGATCACAGAACCGGAAGCTGACCGAGAGCCCAAGTCTGAACCTACACCACCTGCTCCCTCTGTAAGGGCTCCGCAGACCAAAGCTGTCAAGCCTCG ACTGGAAGTGTCTCCAGAGGCTCAACCCACAGCCaggcttccttcttcccctgactctcctctctttttttccgcTCTTCTTTCCAGTTCTGGCCAGACACCTGTCCTTTCTAAATCGGGTCATGGCTCAGAGACACTGTCCTCTGAatctccttctgtcttcttctctttctcatctccCATAGCGGCCCCCATTTCCACATCCACGCCGGTTGAAAACTGGCCTTCCACAGACAAGGGCCAGGCCGGTCCTGAAGAACCATCCTTACTCCTTAAAGCAGAATGGCAAAAGGAGAGTTTAACACAAGTTCCAAAGACTGTTTCTTGTGCCTCGGGGTCACTTTCTAAACAGCTACCCACTCCAGTGAGAAAAGGGCCAGAAGATTCTCCGAGGAAGACCAGTGAGGTAGGCCCAGAGAACACTGTCAGTAATGACTCAGCGAAGTCTCTCCTGAAGCAGCCTGAGACCGAGCCACAAGAAGTTCTGAGGTTGCCCCCCTCAGAACAAGCCTCTGTCCCTTCATCTCAAGGGACCCAAGAAATGACATTCGCCCTTTCATCCCCAAGTGGCGAGATTGAAAGCCCAGCTGGGAAGCCTCCGATGGGGGAAGACACAGACGTCACAAGTCCATGTGGGTCTTGTGGGGAGAACAGAGTGAAGGACGGCAGAACGGCTTCTGTGGTTCCAGAAGCAGTGTCCCCTCTTCAGATGGCAGAATCATCCCCCACTCTTGGCTCTGTGATGCAGACGCACGAGGAGAGTGTCCACGAGGGCCGAAAGAAAATCAAGAAGCGGGTGTCATTTTCTGAGCAGCTCTTTACGGAGGAGGAGTTAGAGAAGTCCCCCGGGTCAGAGGAGGAGGATGAAGGGAACCCCAAGGAGCCGCCACGGGAAGGAGCCACGGCTGGAAATGGGTCAGATGGGGAGCCTGCCGGGTCTGTCCACACAGAGGACTCCAAGAGGGAAGCGGCCAGTCAGGGTGCGCTAGCTTCCACGGCCGATCCCCTTGCCCTCCCCTGCGAGGAGAGTTTCTCAGAAGGCCCCGTGAGTGAAGCAAGCTCGGGGCAAGACCTTCCCCTCTGTGGGGTTGAGGGAGACCATCTGCTCATGGCCGAGAATCAGAGCAAAGCCAGTGATCACGAAGGCTTATTGTCTGACCCCCTGGGCggccttccctctgccccaggtGTTAGCTCTCCAGTCCTGGCTGACCTGGGCTTAACCCTTCCTTCCATCCCCGAAGTGGCATCGGATGACGAAAGAGTGGATCAGGTTGAAGATGACGGAGATGGAGAGACGGCCCGGGTGGCAGCCCCGGAAGCCGGGCCTTCTTCCTTGAGCGTGTCACCTGCCCGTCCTGAGATGGGAAAGGGGCCGAGCGGCCAGGCGGTTGGGTGGGTGGCGCCCACCGAGAGCCTGCCTGACCCCCAGTCGAAGGCGCCCAAAGCATCCGTTACAGCTTCTTCTTCGGACCACAGCTTCCCGACCACAGCTTTGGGAATTCATAAACCAGATTGTGGCAAGAGTTCACGCTCGGATAAACAGCGGTCAGGTCCTGGCGGTGGCGAGAAGGAAGAGTTGCCGGGAAATGGGGGGCCAAGCCAGCGTCCTGAAGCGGCCCTGGATTCTCCTGTACCCAGCCCCTCCTTTTCTGAGACCTTTCCTGTTCCACACTCTTTCCCTAGCTACCCACACGCTGACACGCACCACAACAGTACAGCAGAATCTCAAAAAAAAGCAACAGCAGAGGGCCCTGCTGGTAAGGTGGACAATTCTGGCAAGAGGAAGCCGCTTCTTCAGGCCTGGGTCTCACCCTCAGAGACACATCCAGTCTCAGCTCAGCCGAGCACGGGAACGGGGTCAGCCAAGCACAG ACTTCATCCCGTGAAGCCAATGAATGCAGCAGCCCCCAAGATTGTTAATTCCAGCTTGGGCACTGCCACCATCATCAGTGAGAACATGATCAACGAAGCCATGATGAAG